A genomic segment from Tissierellales bacterium encodes:
- a CDS encoding amidohydrolase yields MIKEKIQQYKDYAIDMRRYFHQNPEPSLKEFSTAAKIEQELTKMGIEHKRIASTGVIAWIEGEKEGKTIALRADMDALEVTEVSDSEYCSQSKGLMHACGHDAHVASLLGAAQILKDMKSELNGSVKLIFQPGEEVAQGAKNMIAEGALDGVDEIFGIHVWNGIPCGKISAQEGPRMASAGQFEIEVKGKGGHGSLPHETIDAVVVGSAIVMNLQSYVSREVSPLDSAVISVGQFHSGTRFNVIPGDAYLEGTSRALSLEVNDNFEKDIRRIVECTARAYRAEAKVNYEQKVIPVINDSRISKIAIEAAEEIAGEGAHIELPATTGGEDFSYYLEKVPGVFAFVGSGYTDGREVFPHHHEQFDIDENSVAISMGLYAEMAVRMMKNHRCKL; encoded by the coding sequence ATGATTAAAGAAAAAATACAGCAGTATAAAGATTATGCTATAGATATGAGAAGGTATTTTCATCAAAATCCGGAGCCTAGCCTTAAAGAATTTAGCACAGCAGCTAAGATAGAACAAGAACTTACTAAAATGGGTATAGAACACAAAAGAATAGCTAGCACGGGTGTAATTGCTTGGATAGAGGGTGAAAAAGAAGGAAAGACTATAGCACTTAGAGCGGATATGGATGCGCTTGAAGTAACGGAAGTTTCGGACTCGGAATATTGTTCACAAAGTAAAGGTTTAATGCATGCTTGTGGACACGATGCGCATGTAGCTAGTTTGCTTGGAGCTGCACAAATTTTAAAAGATATGAAATCTGAATTAAATGGAAGCGTAAAACTGATATTTCAGCCTGGTGAAGAAGTAGCTCAAGGTGCTAAGAATATGATAGCAGAAGGAGCATTAGATGGAGTCGATGAGATATTTGGAATACATGTTTGGAATGGAATTCCTTGCGGCAAAATTTCTGCTCAAGAAGGACCTAGAATGGCTTCTGCTGGTCAGTTCGAAATAGAGGTAAAAGGTAAAGGTGGACATGGATCATTACCACATGAAACAATAGATGCGGTGGTAGTTGGATCAGCTATAGTGATGAATCTTCAGTCATATGTTAGCCGGGAAGTAAGTCCACTAGATTCAGCTGTTATATCGGTTGGTCAATTTCACAGTGGAACGAGATTCAATGTTATTCCTGGAGATGCCTATCTTGAAGGAACATCTAGGGCGCTTAGTCTTGAGGTGAATGATAATTTCGAGAAAGATATACGAAGAATAGTGGAATGTACAGCTAGGGCTTATAGAGCGGAAGCAAAAGTTAACTATGAACAAAAAGTAATTCCAGTTATAAACGATTCGAGAATATCAAAGATAGCAATAGAAGCAGCAGAAGAAATTGCAGGAGAAGGAGCTCATATAGAGTTACCAGCTACCACAGGTGGTGAAGATTTCTCGTACTATTTAGAGAAAGTACCTGGAGTATTTGCATTTGTTGGATCAGGTTATACAGATGGACGAGAAGTATTTCCTCACCATCATGAACAATTTGATATAGACGAGAATAGTGTAGCTATATCTATGGGATTGTATGCAGAGATGGCTGTTAGGATGATGAAGAATCACAGATGTAAGTTATAA